The following proteins are co-located in the Rhodococcus opacus B4 genome:
- a CDS encoding acetyl-CoA C-acetyltransferase — protein MTSKARTNSNSAAAPKPGGKQQRPVAIVGGNRIPFARSDRKYAQASNQDMFTATLDGLVSRFNLQGEKLGLVAGGAVLKHSRDFNLMRECVLGSALSPYTPAFDLQQACGTGLQSIVAVGDAIAAGRIDAGVGGGVDTTSDAPIGVNDELREFLLSLNRAKSTGDRIKLLGNVRPSMLGIEIPRNGEPRTGLSMGEHAAITAKEFGVRREDQDELAAASHQNMAAAYDRGFFDDLVTPFLGLTRDDNLRPDSSAEKLAKLKPVFGVKAGDATMTAGNSTPLTDGASAVLLSTDEWAAERKLPVLAHLIDSETAAVDYIHGKDGLLMAPTYAIPRLLARNGLTLQDFDFYEIHEAFASVVLATLQAFESDEYCKERLGLDGALGSIDRSKLNVNGSSLAAGHPFAATGGRIVASLAKMLAEKGSGRGLISICAAGGQGVTAIIEA, from the coding sequence GTGACCAGCAAAGCTCGCACCAACTCGAACTCCGCGGCGGCCCCGAAGCCGGGCGGAAAGCAGCAGCGTCCCGTCGCGATCGTCGGCGGAAACCGTATCCCGTTCGCCCGCTCCGACCGGAAGTACGCGCAGGCGTCCAACCAGGACATGTTCACCGCCACCCTCGACGGACTGGTGAGCCGCTTCAACCTCCAGGGCGAGAAGCTGGGCCTCGTCGCCGGCGGTGCCGTCCTCAAGCACAGCCGCGACTTCAACCTGATGCGCGAATGCGTCCTCGGCAGCGCCCTCAGCCCCTACACCCCGGCGTTCGACCTGCAGCAGGCCTGCGGCACCGGACTGCAGTCGATCGTCGCGGTCGGTGACGCCATCGCGGCCGGCCGCATCGACGCCGGTGTCGGCGGCGGCGTCGACACCACGTCGGACGCGCCGATCGGCGTCAACGACGAACTCCGCGAGTTCCTGCTGTCGCTGAACCGCGCGAAGAGCACCGGCGACCGCATCAAGCTGCTCGGCAACGTCCGCCCGTCCATGCTCGGCATCGAGATCCCCCGCAACGGCGAGCCCCGCACCGGGCTGTCCATGGGCGAGCACGCCGCGATCACGGCGAAGGAATTCGGTGTCCGCCGCGAGGACCAGGACGAACTGGCCGCCGCCAGCCACCAGAACATGGCCGCCGCCTACGACCGCGGCTTCTTCGACGACCTGGTCACCCCGTTCCTGGGCCTCACCCGCGACGACAACCTGCGTCCCGACTCCAGCGCCGAGAAGCTGGCCAAGCTGAAGCCGGTCTTCGGGGTGAAGGCGGGCGACGCCACGATGACGGCGGGCAACTCGACCCCGCTCACCGACGGTGCGTCCGCGGTCCTGCTGTCCACCGACGAGTGGGCCGCCGAGCGCAAGCTTCCGGTGCTCGCGCACCTGATCGACTCCGAGACCGCGGCGGTCGACTACATCCACGGCAAGGACGGGCTCCTTATGGCGCCGACGTATGCCATCCCGCGCCTGCTGGCCCGCAACGGCCTCACCCTGCAGGACTTCGACTTCTACGAGATCCACGAGGCGTTCGCGTCCGTTGTGCTCGCGACGCTTCAGGCATTCGAATCCGACGAGTACTGCAAGGAGCGCCTGGGCCTCGACGGCGCACTGGGCTCCATCGACCGCAGCAAGCTCAACGTCAACGGCTCGTCGCTGGCGGCGGGCCACCCGTTCGCCGCGACCGGCGGCCGCATCGTCGCCTCGCTCGCCAAGATGCTCGCGGAGAAGGGTTCGGGCCGCGGCCTGATCTCCATCTGCGCCGCCGGCGGCCAGGGTGTGACGGCAATCATAGAGGCGTGA
- a CDS encoding 3-oxoacyl-ACP reductase → MAASKGAPDLYSQFLSSAPGAFIAAKAGLPRPENLRRYKHGEPALAGPVLIGGKGRLVEPLRELLSDYPAAGAGDDRYGALVFDATGIGSVTELEQLFEFFQPVIRNLAPSARVVVIGTTPEETSGVDEHIAQRALEGFTRSVGKEVKRGATAQLVYVSPSASTGLSGLESTLRFLLSAKSAFVSGQVIRVGSEDSVAPADWDKPLDGKVAIVTGAARGIGATIAEVLSRDGAHVICADIPAAGEALSETANKVGGTSLALDVTADDAADKLAEFVLERHGGADIIVHNAGITRDKTLANMDEGRWNMVIGVNLLAPQRITDVLVAKGALKEGGRVIDVSSIAGIAGNRGQTNYGTSKAGVIGLVQASAPVLAQKKITINAVAPGFIETAMTAAIPFATREAGRRMSSLLQGGETVDVAETVAYFASPASNAVTGQIVRVCGQSLLGA, encoded by the coding sequence GTGGCAGCCAGCAAGGGAGCTCCCGACCTCTATTCCCAGTTCCTCTCATCCGCGCCCGGCGCGTTCATCGCCGCGAAGGCGGGACTGCCGCGACCCGAGAACCTGCGGCGATACAAGCACGGCGAACCGGCGCTCGCCGGCCCGGTCCTGATCGGCGGCAAGGGCCGCCTCGTCGAACCGCTGCGCGAACTCCTGTCCGACTACCCCGCCGCGGGCGCGGGCGACGACCGGTACGGCGCCCTGGTGTTCGACGCCACAGGCATCGGTTCGGTCACCGAACTCGAGCAGCTGTTCGAGTTCTTCCAGCCGGTCATCCGCAACCTCGCGCCGTCCGCGCGCGTCGTCGTCATCGGAACCACCCCCGAGGAGACGTCCGGCGTCGACGAGCACATCGCCCAGCGCGCACTCGAGGGCTTCACCCGCAGCGTCGGCAAGGAGGTCAAGCGCGGCGCCACCGCTCAGCTCGTCTACGTCTCGCCGTCGGCCTCCACTGGACTGTCGGGTCTCGAATCCACGCTGCGCTTCCTGCTGTCGGCCAAGTCCGCGTTCGTCAGCGGCCAGGTCATCCGGGTCGGGTCCGAGGATTCCGTCGCACCCGCCGACTGGGACAAGCCGCTCGACGGGAAGGTCGCCATCGTCACCGGTGCGGCCCGCGGCATCGGCGCGACCATCGCCGAGGTCCTCTCCCGCGACGGCGCGCACGTCATCTGCGCCGACATCCCGGCCGCCGGTGAGGCGCTCTCGGAGACGGCCAACAAGGTCGGCGGCACGTCCCTCGCCCTCGACGTGACCGCGGACGATGCGGCCGACAAGCTCGCCGAGTTCGTCCTCGAACGGCACGGCGGCGCGGACATCATCGTCCACAACGCAGGCATCACCCGCGACAAGACCCTCGCCAACATGGACGAGGGCCGCTGGAACATGGTGATCGGCGTGAACCTTCTTGCACCGCAGCGCATCACCGACGTCCTCGTCGCCAAGGGTGCGTTGAAGGAAGGCGGCCGCGTGATCGACGTCTCGTCCATCGCCGGCATCGCGGGCAACCGCGGCCAGACCAACTACGGCACGTCCAAGGCCGGTGTCATCGGACTCGTGCAGGCGTCTGCGCCGGTGCTCGCGCAGAAGAAGATCACGATCAACGCCGTCGCCCCGGGCTTCATCGAGACCGCGATGACGGCGGCGATCCCCTTCGCCACACGGGAGGCCGGACGCCGCATGAGCTCGCTGCTGCAGGGCGGCGAGACCGTCGACGTCGCCGAGACCGTCGCGTACTTCGCCAGCCCGGCGTCCAACGCCGTCACCGGTCAGATCGTCCGCGTCTGCGGCCAGAGCCTGCTGGGCGCCTGA
- a CDS encoding universal stress protein, with protein sequence MPGGLMLIAYDGSDNAKRAVECAGRFLASNRAVLVTVWEPMVRQAARMSGLSGVMQPEWVPDEETEDVAFSDAKVTNEEGVLLAEAAGLTTEGRCIECTSTIWTAIVETSDELAVDIIVTGTRGTTGLRSLLQSSVADHVLRHSHRPVLIVPPGK encoded by the coding sequence GTGCCCGGTGGTTTGATGTTGATCGCCTACGACGGATCCGACAACGCGAAGCGTGCCGTGGAGTGCGCCGGACGCTTCCTTGCCTCCAATCGTGCTGTGCTGGTGACGGTGTGGGAGCCGATGGTCCGTCAGGCCGCGCGCATGTCGGGACTGTCCGGTGTGATGCAACCCGAGTGGGTTCCCGACGAGGAGACCGAAGACGTCGCGTTCTCCGACGCCAAGGTCACCAACGAGGAGGGCGTCCTGCTCGCCGAGGCGGCCGGGCTCACCACCGAGGGCCGGTGCATCGAATGCACCAGCACGATCTGGACGGCGATCGTCGAGACGTCGGACGAACTGGCGGTCGACATCATCGTCACCGGCACCCGGGGCACCACCGGTCTCCGGTCGTTGCTGCAGAGCAGTGTCGCCGACCACGTGTTGCGGCACAGCCACCGCCCGGTGCTGATCGTGCCTCCCGGGAAGTAG
- a CDS encoding isochorismate synthase: MDGFLLSRADRTLRTSGMRYGYDTAAAAVAALGAGDTGLIVGALPFDPARPTALTAPQSWEFTDGPWRPGTVPALPSVRVVRQVPEPAEHVARVRSLVDRLRGGTLGKVVAARSVTLRADVPISAEALAARMIHQNPTANGFAVDLSAAGDGFRGHTVVGASPEVLLSRRGRRVTCRPLAGTAPRRTDPEADEKEGRGLLESTKNLAEHAFVTAWIRDVLSPLCTELTVPDSPVLTSTHEVWHLATPIEGVLHDPSTSALSLAVLLHPTPAVCGTPTDAALATIRDVEEDRRFYGGAVGWCDGDGDGDWVVAIRCAEIAADGLEALATAGGGIVAESDPQSELDETTTKLRTLLRALGVQQSP; this comes from the coding sequence ATGGACGGCTTCCTTCTCTCACGCGCCGATCGGACCCTGCGCACGTCCGGGATGCGGTACGGGTACGACACCGCTGCGGCTGCTGTCGCCGCGCTCGGGGCCGGTGACACCGGCCTGATCGTCGGGGCGCTGCCGTTCGATCCCGCACGGCCCACCGCGCTCACCGCCCCGCAATCGTGGGAGTTCACGGACGGGCCGTGGCGGCCCGGTACCGTTCCCGCACTCCCGTCCGTCCGCGTCGTCCGGCAGGTGCCCGAACCCGCCGAGCACGTGGCCCGCGTCCGGTCCCTCGTCGACCGACTGCGCGGCGGCACCCTCGGCAAGGTGGTGGCCGCACGCAGCGTCACCCTCCGCGCGGACGTCCCTATCTCCGCAGAAGCGTTGGCCGCACGGATGATTCACCAGAATCCGACCGCCAACGGGTTCGCCGTCGACCTGTCCGCGGCCGGCGACGGCTTCCGCGGGCACACTGTCGTCGGCGCCAGCCCCGAGGTCCTGCTCAGCCGGCGGGGCCGGCGCGTCACCTGCCGTCCCCTCGCGGGTACCGCCCCTCGTCGCACCGACCCGGAGGCCGACGAGAAGGAAGGCCGGGGCCTGCTGGAGTCCACGAAGAATCTGGCCGAGCACGCCTTCGTCACGGCGTGGATCCGCGACGTCCTGTCCCCGCTGTGCACCGAGCTGACCGTCCCGGATTCTCCGGTCCTGACGAGCACGCACGAGGTGTGGCATCTGGCGACTCCCATCGAAGGTGTGCTGCACGACCCGTCGACGAGCGCCCTGAGCCTGGCGGTACTGCTGCACCCGACGCCCGCGGTGTGCGGTACCCCCACCGACGCGGCCCTGGCGACCATCCGGGACGTCGAGGAGGATCGGCGGTTCTACGGTGGTGCGGTCGGGTGGTGCGACGGCGACGGTGACGGCGACTGGGTGGTCGCGATCCGCTGCGCCGAGATCGCCGCCGATGGACTCGAGGCCCTGGCGACGGCGGGCGGGGGCATCGTCGCCGAGTCCGACCCGCAGTCCGAACTCGACGAGACGACCACCAAACTGCGCACGCTGCTCCGTGCGCTGGGCGTGCAGCAGAGCCCG
- a CDS encoding TetR/AcrR family transcriptional regulator: MAGGTKRLPRAVREQQMLDAAVDVFSDRGFHETSMDAIAAKAEISKPMLYLYYGSKDELFAACIQREGLRFVEALAPAGDPGLSPREQLRRALEGFLGFVGKHRKSWMVLYRQAMGQQAFVGSVQSSRDRLIELTAHLLESSTKDPEPGQDFELIAIALVGAGEAVADRVAGGEIEVDAAADLLESLAWRGLAGKKKPE; the protein is encoded by the coding sequence ATGGCCGGCGGCACCAAGCGACTGCCGCGCGCAGTGCGCGAGCAGCAGATGCTCGACGCTGCCGTCGACGTCTTCTCCGACAGGGGTTTTCACGAGACCTCGATGGACGCGATCGCGGCCAAGGCGGAAATCTCGAAGCCGATGCTCTACCTCTATTACGGTTCCAAGGACGAATTGTTCGCGGCCTGCATTCAGCGGGAGGGCCTGCGCTTCGTCGAGGCGCTCGCTCCGGCGGGAGATCCGGGGCTCAGTCCCCGTGAGCAATTGCGACGGGCGCTCGAGGGGTTTCTCGGGTTCGTCGGCAAGCATCGCAAGTCGTGGATGGTGCTGTATCGCCAGGCTATGGGGCAGCAGGCGTTCGTCGGGTCGGTGCAGTCGAGCCGCGACCGGCTGATCGAACTGACCGCGCACCTGCTCGAGTCCAGCACCAAGGATCCGGAACCTGGTCAGGATTTCGAACTGATCGCCATCGCCCTGGTCGGGGCGGGGGAGGCCGTCGCCGACCGTGTCGCGGGCGGGGAGATCGAGGTGGACGCCGCCGCGGACCTGCTCGAATCCCTGGCGTGGCGCGGCCTCGCGGGCAAGAAGAAGCCGGAGTGA
- a CDS encoding MaoC/PaaZ C-terminal domain-containing protein, with the protein MSGKVVQLTERPGTLGIYTRAVRSALPVIGASGHSAPDTTLVLNGVHVDPDNLAAYDRVTGLRFGDTLPLTYPFTLVFPVVMQLMVSEGFPFPAIGSVHAENVIEQFRPISVVEPLDVSVHAENLREHRKGLLIDVISEIKVGRELVWKQTSTFLRQQKTSLSGQPGPEPKAEEEPPRPLRTLRVDQKTIGKYAAVSGDRNPIHVSTLGAKAFGFPRTIAHGMWSAAAVLGTVEGRIPDAVTYSVRFGKPILLPSTLNVYADQTADGWDLSIKHPKKGYPHLTATLR; encoded by the coding sequence ATGTCGGGCAAGGTCGTCCAACTCACGGAGAGGCCGGGCACGCTCGGCATCTACACGCGCGCCGTGCGCAGCGCGCTGCCGGTCATCGGTGCGAGCGGGCACAGCGCCCCGGACACGACGCTCGTCCTGAACGGCGTGCACGTCGATCCCGACAACCTGGCGGCATACGACCGGGTGACCGGGCTGCGGTTCGGCGACACCCTGCCGCTCACGTACCCGTTCACGCTGGTGTTCCCGGTGGTGATGCAGCTGATGGTGTCCGAGGGTTTCCCCTTCCCCGCCATCGGTTCCGTCCACGCGGAGAACGTCATCGAACAGTTCCGCCCGATCTCGGTGGTCGAACCCCTCGACGTGTCGGTGCACGCGGAGAATCTGCGCGAACACCGCAAGGGACTCCTCATCGACGTGATCAGCGAGATCAAGGTGGGACGCGAACTGGTGTGGAAGCAGACGTCGACGTTCCTGCGTCAGCAGAAGACGTCGCTGTCCGGTCAGCCGGGGCCCGAGCCGAAGGCCGAGGAGGAGCCGCCGCGTCCACTGCGAACGTTGCGGGTCGATCAGAAGACGATCGGCAAGTACGCGGCGGTGTCCGGTGACCGCAACCCGATTCACGTGTCGACGCTGGGCGCCAAGGCCTTCGGGTTCCCGAGGACCATCGCACACGGCATGTGGAGTGCGGCCGCCGTACTCGGGACGGTGGAGGGCCGGATCCCGGACGCCGTTACATACAGCGTCCGGTTCGGGAAACCGATCCTGCTGCCGTCGACGCTGAACGTGTACGCCGATCAGACCGCCGACGGCTGGGATCTGTCGATCAAGCACCCGAAGAAGGGGTACCCGCACCTCACCGCGACGCTGCGCTGA
- a CDS encoding VanW family protein, producing the protein MNHEDGDKGSTAPERSTPDPSASATPDSVESANAEPGNAEPENVESGNAANEPASEADEVTPPDDAPGADEAPTTQLNLGDLGDRSGEQAPLWVEPPANEDVTQVIPAIPPGPVPGPDITPVGEPTVVAPAAPVPPQPEPQPAEEPAEKTPARASWVKVAAITGGVIAVIGIAYAADLAVSSGKVPRGVTVAGVDVGGSTREEAEATLQAQVGPRVDQPLTVQAGDVSTELVPSAAGLGVDWGATLDRAHSQPLNPFTRLASFFTTDEIGVVSTRDETALASAVDGLRSDTDRASREGTVVFEGATPVPVDPSTGQNLNGEGAESALIEKWAFGQTVDLPVDVVPVTVTQEGVQRALADVATPAASADLVVTGRDGKVATAPRQQIGAIVGFEPDGTGGLTPTYNIEAATGILAPQLVSTEIVPKDAKITLDGGAPTVVPAVVGDLVQWPKTLETLPEVLRGNGSHTTAAVYGPVPPALTTEAAQALGVKEVIGEFTTGGFSAASGTNIRLAASEINGALIKPGDTFSLNGYTGPRGTAQGYVESGIINNGRPDTAVGGGVSQVATTLYNAAYFAGMEDVAHTEHSYYISRYPEAREATVFEGAIDLQFRNTGKTGVMIQAIGGSSDLTIRFWGTKSVDVESITGNRTKPTQPDTVTLPAGDHCIASSGAPGFTASDTRVVSDHATGQEISRDTRTVRYDPVPIVKCEEPGAPKPDERTPAASPAPSAPAESPTATPKPKPDEGE; encoded by the coding sequence GTGAACCACGAAGACGGCGACAAGGGGAGCACTGCACCCGAACGGTCGACGCCGGACCCTTCCGCTTCCGCAACGCCCGACAGCGTCGAGTCCGCGAACGCCGAACCCGGGAACGCCGAACCCGAGAACGTCGAATCCGGGAACGCGGCGAACGAGCCCGCCTCGGAAGCGGACGAGGTCACACCTCCCGACGACGCCCCGGGCGCAGACGAGGCGCCCACCACGCAGTTGAACCTCGGTGACCTGGGGGACCGTTCCGGGGAGCAGGCCCCGTTGTGGGTGGAGCCGCCGGCGAACGAGGACGTCACGCAGGTGATCCCCGCGATTCCGCCGGGTCCCGTTCCCGGTCCGGACATCACGCCGGTGGGGGAGCCGACGGTCGTGGCCCCGGCGGCGCCGGTCCCGCCGCAACCGGAACCGCAGCCCGCGGAGGAGCCCGCCGAGAAGACTCCGGCCCGTGCGTCGTGGGTGAAGGTTGCCGCGATCACCGGCGGTGTGATCGCCGTGATCGGCATTGCCTACGCAGCGGATCTCGCGGTGTCCTCCGGAAAGGTCCCGCGCGGGGTGACCGTGGCGGGCGTCGACGTGGGCGGCTCGACCCGCGAAGAGGCGGAGGCCACGTTGCAGGCGCAGGTCGGCCCACGCGTCGATCAGCCGCTGACGGTGCAGGCCGGCGACGTGTCGACGGAACTCGTCCCGTCCGCCGCCGGGCTCGGTGTCGACTGGGGGGCCACCCTCGACCGGGCTCATTCTCAGCCGCTCAACCCGTTCACCAGGCTGGCGTCGTTCTTCACCACCGACGAGATCGGGGTCGTGTCGACTCGCGACGAGACCGCGCTGGCATCCGCCGTCGACGGTCTGCGCAGTGACACCGACCGCGCGTCCCGCGAGGGGACCGTCGTGTTCGAGGGTGCGACCCCCGTGCCGGTGGATCCGTCGACGGGGCAGAACCTGAACGGTGAGGGTGCCGAGTCGGCGTTGATCGAGAAGTGGGCGTTCGGCCAGACGGTGGATCTGCCCGTCGACGTCGTGCCGGTGACGGTGACGCAGGAGGGCGTCCAGCGGGCGCTCGCCGACGTGGCGACGCCGGCAGCGTCCGCCGACCTGGTGGTCACCGGTCGCGACGGCAAGGTCGCGACCGCGCCGCGTCAGCAGATCGGCGCCATCGTCGGTTTCGAACCGGACGGCACCGGCGGGTTGACACCGACATACAACATCGAGGCCGCGACCGGCATCCTCGCCCCGCAACTCGTGTCGACGGAGATCGTGCCGAAGGACGCGAAGATCACGCTCGACGGGGGAGCGCCCACCGTCGTCCCCGCGGTCGTGGGCGATCTCGTGCAGTGGCCCAAGACACTGGAGACACTGCCCGAGGTGTTGCGCGGCAACGGCTCTCACACCACCGCCGCGGTGTACGGACCCGTCCCGCCCGCTCTCACGACGGAGGCCGCGCAGGCTCTCGGCGTGAAGGAAGTGATCGGCGAGTTCACGACCGGCGGTTTCTCGGCGGCGTCCGGGACGAACATCCGGCTCGCTGCCAGCGAGATCAACGGGGCACTGATCAAACCGGGCGACACGTTCTCGCTCAACGGGTACACCGGTCCTCGCGGCACCGCTCAGGGGTACGTGGAGTCGGGCATCATCAACAACGGCCGCCCGGACACCGCCGTCGGCGGCGGTGTGAGCCAGGTGGCGACGACGCTCTACAACGCCGCATATTTCGCCGGCATGGAGGACGTCGCGCACACCGAGCACTCGTACTACATCTCGCGGTATCCCGAGGCGCGTGAGGCCACCGTCTTCGAGGGTGCCATCGACCTGCAGTTCCGGAACACCGGAAAGACGGGTGTGATGATCCAGGCCATCGGCGGCTCGTCGGACCTGACCATCCGGTTCTGGGGTACCAAGTCGGTCGACGTCGAGTCGATCACCGGCAACCGCACCAAACCGACGCAGCCCGACACGGTCACCCTGCCCGCCGGTGACCACTGCATCGCCTCCAGCGGCGCACCGGGATTCACCGCCAGCGACACCCGGGTG
- a CDS encoding glycoside hydrolase family 3 N-terminal domain-containing protein, whose translation MRIKYALALAACTGLVAGCSSGGGETVAESSPATPSPSSVEPASHTGTAAPAAAPVSCETEFLQSLPLRRKLAQLLNVGVTGTADAAQVVRNEQVGGIFIGSWTDETMLANREVPQVASASSLPLMVTIDEEGGRVSRVENLLGADPSARQTAATMTEEQTYQMALERGRGLKDLGVTVNFAPDVDVSSQPDDSVIGDRSYSDDPAVVTRYADAYARGMRDAGILPVIKHFPGHGSASGDSHTGAVTTPPLDQLQTKDLVPFRNLVSTGVGVMLGHLEVPGLTAPGIPASISPDAVALLRGGTGYGAPPFTGPIFTDDLSGMQAITDRYDITEAVETALESGVDVALWLTTDDVPRVLDHLESVVASGKLPQQRVDEAVLTVARAKGALAC comes from the coding sequence ATGCGGATCAAGTATGCCCTCGCGCTCGCAGCCTGTACCGGCCTCGTGGCCGGGTGTTCGTCGGGTGGTGGCGAGACGGTCGCGGAGTCGTCCCCGGCGACGCCGTCTCCCTCGTCCGTCGAGCCCGCGTCGCACACCGGCACCGCCGCGCCCGCCGCCGCGCCGGTGTCCTGCGAGACGGAGTTCCTGCAGTCGTTGCCGTTGCGGCGCAAGCTCGCTCAGCTACTGAACGTGGGCGTCACCGGCACCGCGGATGCCGCGCAGGTGGTCCGGAACGAGCAGGTCGGCGGCATCTTCATCGGAAGCTGGACCGACGAGACGATGCTCGCGAACCGCGAGGTTCCCCAGGTGGCCTCGGCGTCGTCGCTGCCGCTGATGGTGACCATCGACGAGGAAGGCGGGCGGGTCTCACGCGTCGAGAACCTGCTCGGCGCCGACCCGTCCGCCCGGCAGACCGCCGCCACGATGACGGAGGAGCAGACGTATCAGATGGCGCTCGAGCGCGGGCGCGGACTGAAGGACCTCGGGGTCACCGTCAACTTCGCGCCCGACGTCGACGTCAGCAGCCAGCCCGACGACAGCGTCATCGGCGACCGCTCCTACTCCGACGATCCCGCCGTCGTCACCCGCTACGCCGACGCCTACGCGCGCGGCATGCGGGACGCGGGAATCCTGCCGGTGATCAAGCACTTCCCCGGTCACGGATCCGCGTCCGGCGACTCCCACACCGGCGCCGTCACCACCCCGCCGCTCGACCAGTTGCAGACCAAGGACCTCGTCCCGTTCCGGAACCTGGTGTCCACCGGTGTCGGCGTCATGCTCGGCCACCTCGAGGTGCCCGGCCTGACGGCCCCCGGGATCCCAGCCAGCATCAGCCCCGACGCGGTGGCGCTGCTGCGCGGCGGCACCGGCTACGGCGCACCGCCGTTCACCGGCCCCATCTTCACCGACGACCTCAGCGGCATGCAGGCGATCACCGACCGCTACGACATCACCGAGGCCGTCGAGACGGCACTCGAGTCCGGGGTCGACGTCGCGCTGTGGCTCACCACCGACGACGTCCCGCGGGTCCTCGATCACCTCGAAAGCGTTGTGGCCTCGGGCAAGCTGCCGCAGCAGCGGGTCGACGAGGCGGTGCTGACGGTCGCGCGTGCCAAGGGTGCCCTCGCCTGCTAG